ATGGCTATATGATCATCATGGTGTGGGGGTGTCTGTGCAGCACTTTTTTCGAGTTTCTCTTTGTATGTTAGTACATGCTTATATGACCTGTAAAAATTGCCTCAATTGTCTTATTTGTCTCATCTGTCCTGAGAATAGAGAGGTTATATAGGTCGGTCGTCTTGAGTGGGTCTTTCTTTCTTTTGATAGTATGTACTTCGTTATTAACTCTGTACGATTCTGGAAGTTATCCGGTAGTAAAAAATAGATGGATGTTAGGGTTTGAATTGGTCTATCTGGATCTTGACAATCACATCGTTGTACGCGATCATCTTTCCCCCTGCTGTGCTCATCTGTGCAAGTAGATCCTTGTTCCCTGGATCTTTCATGCCTTCTTTGAAGAGCTGGTCTCGCTCTGCTTTGCACTGGTCTAACTTCTCTCTAAGGTATGCCAGGATCTTTTCTGTGTCTTCCATCTCAGGCCTCTGCTTGCTCTTTGTTTGAGGTTTGTCTTTTTGCTCTTATTTCCTGTACTGTCTCGATGATCATTTGTTTCTGTGCTTCTCTGTACTCTTCACTTTCAAAGTGTGTTGTGATCACGGCGCTGGCGATCTTCGCTATTTCATTTGCTTTCATAGTTGGGTCTTCTCATCATGCTGTATCTATGATGTGGCTATTATGTATCTACGTGGCTTACTTATAAATATCTTGTGCTTATATTGTATCTGTATGGAGCAAATAGAGATGACTTTTAGGGGGTATGAGGTCATAGAAAAGATCGTTGCGAAGTCGGGCAATTCTGGGCGGGTTTATGTCCCCCCTTCCTGGATCGGGAAGATGGTTAAGGTTGTTTTGCTGGACCCTTTAGATAAGTAAGTTGCTGTCAATGGTTTCAATGGTGACATTGTCATGCAAATTGTACATAACTGGTCATTCTGTTAAACAGGGCTTATGTGGGGTCTATCACGTCAGTATTATATGCATAGACGCCCCACCAAATTCTAACCAGTATAGACCTCTGAATAACTCCGAGGGTTTGTTTAACGGGTCAATATCCGAAGAATAGTAAATCCCTCATGAGGGAGCGCGTATCCGCCAAGATTGTCGCTCCCTCTCTGCCCCAACTATGATAGGCATTATAACGTATACACCTGAGCCATATAATGATTGTCCTGTAGCTTCAGTGGCTCTTCTGTCTTTTATTCCTCGTGATAAGCCTGTATGGTTCTCTGATGTCTTTTCGGAGTTCTCACGTGATCACCCTTCGGCAACCTATGATCAGGTAAAGGATTGCCTCTTCGGGATTATCGGGGACCTTGACTGGTCTTATGATCCTGATCGTGCTGGGGGTGACTATCTCCTTGCTCATACTGATCGATCCTATTCTCTGTATCTTGATCTACTGCACAGTCATCAGGATCCTTCATTCTGCATCTCAAACACTATTCGGATGCCAGGAACGGGGAAACCTAAAGATGATCGGTGTGGGACTGTCAAGTTCTGGAAGGCCTGTAAGTCTAACCCTGCCCATCATCTCAAACCTGCCTATCATAACTGCCACCGGCGGGAGTGTCCCGAGTGCTCTGGGTACTGGCTTTCCCAGGCTGCTGATCGGGTTGCTGATACCTTTGCAGGTTACGAGTCTGCGCTCTCTCGGTACTATCTCCATGCTACCGGGAAGCGCGCAAGGATCTATCCGCCGCGTCACTTCTCTTTCAATCCTTCATCTGAGGTTGTTGCCCGGCTGGTTTCTGCTGCGGTGGTGCGGGTCGAGGCCTCTGGGATCTCCGGCGATGCGTGGCCTGCTGCACTTACGGCGACCTTCCTTAACGTGTTGCGGGAAGCGTGTGGGCGGTGGCTGGTTGCTGCGGGTCTTGACCGTGCTGGGATTGAGGTTGTTCATCCTTTCAGGATTAAAGAGGCCTATCAGGATAATGCGGTGGAATACGCAAAGAAGAAGAACGCGGAGAGAGTCGGCGGTCCTAAGTATAACCGTTATTCTGCCCTGGCTACTCTGGAAGGCTGGCGGGATTACTTCGACTTTGAACCGCATGTCCATGTGATCGCGTACGGGAAGGCGGTTGATACTAACGACTTCCGGCGTGCCTGTCCTGGTGTTGTCCTGGTAAATCACTCTGCTGCCCATAAGAAATCAAAGCGCCTGGATAATCCGAATAAACTCAAGGGTCTGGTGGGATACCTCCTATCCCATGCTGCGATTGTGAAGGGTAAGGATGCCTATTCTCCCTTCGGGGATTTGCACTCCTCCAAACTGCGGAAATATGTTGTCTGCCCTGATTGTAAGGAGCGTATCCCGGCGTCTGAGGTCCTGGATGGGGGGATCTGTCCTCACTGTGGAAGGGATACCCTGTGGCGAAAAGAGATTGTCCGGTGTGAGGTCTGTGGATCTGAGATTGTCCAGGTTGATTTAGAGGATGGTAATCCGATCTACCGGGAAGAAGAACATGTCTGATATAACCGGGTCTATGAGTTCTGGAATGATTTTGTGAAGGGTCCGGCTGGGGGGGGGAAGTTTCCATGACGGTTGATCCTTCCCTTCTGCCTAACTGGGATCATACCGTCCCGGTCAAGTGTGCTGACTGTCTCTGGTGGGGTGTCTCAGAGAAGGGGTATCGGTGTGACTTTGACGGCGAGGTCGTCACCAGG
This sequence is a window from Methanoculleus sp. 7T. Protein-coding genes within it:
- a CDS encoding DUF2080 family transposase-associated protein; protein product: MEQIEMTFRGYEVIEKIVAKSGNSGRVYVPPSWIGKMVKVVLLDPLDK